In Leptospira montravelensis, the genomic window CGCATTCTATTAAATGAAACATTTGATCTGCATAATTGCAATTTTGTGGTCTTCTAGAAACTCCATAAACCTTGTAGCCTAAACCAATTAACATCTTAGAAATGGAAAGACCTATCCCTCTAGATGCCCCCGTAACGAATGCAACTTTCGGTTCTGTCACAGTGCCTCCATAAAATCCCATACAAGTTTTGAACCATCAATTACTTTCGTGGTTTTTCCCTGATTGATAAAAGGAATCATCGGCGTCTCACCCGGCCAACTATGTCCAAGGCCATTTAATTGGATCAATCCAACTTGTGTATTTTCGGAACAGGATTCATAACGGAAAAAATCTATCTTTATTTCTGAATTGTCTTCATTATAATTTTCATATTTTTTTGTCACAACATCACTACAAGAATTCCACTCTTTCCAACGATTTATAGAATCTTCAACAGATAGAATCTCACCACCATCTCTCACATAACCACCACTATATGGAACTAAAGGGTCACCAGTTCCGGCGATGATGCCAATGGAAACAGGTTTAGTTTTTAAATTTAACTTCTTTTTTAAAGTAGATACAGAAAGTTGAGCAGCTACACTCACAACACCTTTCCATAATTCAGGTTTTTCAACGGCCAATCTTTGAGCCATAAAACCACCATTAGAATGTCCAACCAAAAAAACCTCTTTGGAATTTACTGATCCTTCTGC contains:
- a CDS encoding alpha/beta hydrolase family esterase; translation: MKTFSVILVFCFALSCMGFTKKISSNEKLDFIEIQNHKRTYIVHYPKKWDGSPIALLVALHGRFGSGSSMIKQTKFDVLSDTKGFIVVFPDGFKRSWADGRGNTPADENQINDVVFIESIVKRLIAEGSVNSKEVFLVGHSNGGFMAQRLAVEKPELWKGVVSVAAQLSVSTLKKKLNLKTKPVSIGIIAGTGDPLVPYSGGYVRDGGEILSVEDSINRWKEWNSCSDVVTKKYENYNEDNSEIKIDFFRYESCSENTQVGLIQLNGLGHSWPGETPMIPFINQGKTTKVIDGSKLVWDFMEAL